One Ostrea edulis chromosome 2, xbOstEdul1.1, whole genome shotgun sequence genomic region harbors:
- the LOC125667026 gene encoding mucin-17-like isoform X2, whose product MTDKFGLGSSHEGRQTMNGDIDDGPAPLFISTEEESSVVERKKTVHNSTEKKRKEQIRFWIQQIGEQLPPLVTTKSEKERHGRSTLEIVEKACNYIKELKGKTEHDEELEKVRIELENMRAERDRLQEILKMAGYAATHEVPPQGTPVPVSEATVEQEKKKTKKRNTINLQLELKKQQAAAAQQENQQQQQNAALATGAAGMQDMLAQGIVGNPMTNFPNMMIGGAGQQLINQQMFMNSMMFGVPPAGGSQMPMGGNPCMQAQTQLTQGVPGQTVTVQQSDKNAAEAGAGLLQLAMQDAGITPSSNSNPTQPEDSMSTSTSLQRSSVSDQNNVSSALHTLASVASNTQNVTNVSQIPASQVQSNASMIQTGATTTTTQSVNSMAPIMATGQQNLNGSNGMMNMPFVNGQQHMTANVMPGNQIVNPGTSNAMQQIMFINEQGVPCIANIPVGIDPSSLGLPNGGKQIVGMDKSGNLLIQNMSGQKDDQQAILANTLAQQQMNLALQGIQQPFQQGQTNVTMGTNNIVQQPVNNQLALNQHIMQPMQGSIQGMNNSQNPQGLILPASQTGNLLTVNSVPSFSNPQNQLPQALLLPNGQIIPVVSNPNLFAPGQAPANQLITPGGQPNAIQGAGIPQRLPVPQNIVSSDGSQVMVTSTGQLQVAQQNIQGQGTVQQGLLMTTNSILPQVSPSNSSTASGTTSLVTTSVITSTVTSTSGVSSHRKPKTTLNVTTSAEDVLLSQTQGSLVQTGMDSSTAVTSQVMTSDPNSASMKILNPQLQSVLHGQLGGSTAPILLTMNCNGQPTSILVDPTTMQVLGTVQTQQPPQQPNMNPATSVANSTPSKKNKKNAQRAICPKPQMANTSSALTTVTSVINPIVGPTVTLPTQVNPAVGTSVWNSDKESMEVLPPPSAPAAKKSSSKSKSKSKANKANSENQLEAQGKTDSSEMGEQDILAKAAESIFSEISPVNFYNPANEDNPLQIDTSVCEGDDEGKESESPKKDANKVKVSDTGATDNSSVLDSEMTESNTETVRNRNKKDFSDSLKEQSSDENDILTNILKAAESNEQEKSTETGNNSNDQVGESLFDIMSSTSVERVKKSKKSKKSKAGSNTAELSDAGLKDTTSVISIEGKSSTQSSKKSGKKSKKTEQENSLKESVVEQESLMSMPEEITFCENDIEDVLNQVEKMGNSFESPTSNVTKKSSKSKKDRSENADSEPANKRRKRNLSKEKSKEAAEPSQQAVSAGKSSLSVYDFDDTDFSTPLFPLHSTRNISGGSNTKNQTASSSSDKTPTSSSSPLFSMPVITTESSSTTPLFDDFPLTPKKRGKHKKNKKVEDKTSEMSGSKKSDNDLLNSNSLDRLTSETRTESDKNSSSDVTKKSSDNSLEKMDIDYSSKDNEFLSKSDSRQHSLSFTSEQTNNKISTPVSFESQGNKEQQMSVTTQSMDTNRQDRAEGHLNTSRRSVTSRSNMEQMSVDTNPLTVDTNDIESTVNNLLGLSPHMLSPGNQSNLRQKQVQQSPQLQTPKSASPASMKSPMTSPAVTYQQQMHMSNEHIMSRTSASSSISVNPNLTYSAESLFNSPPKHLDSSRGIDANSSQLQQNSRMPDSADSMMKSSEESSSAVRPKSIYSADNFVQSAKSNKSSKSAPNVLSPSLSSNMSRGQNENSSDGFNFNNIGLNLSTPTTSTNSFMDSLTMSPIISTVANSTTSSTPFTFTLSSVSSTHTTSSASMMQSSASQSQNSSHQGNHNFPFYSPHQSPQRPPSHHQRPPPTTSASPQHTNSAPNNISSSQSQRPPVNNLSNFDLNIPPSNSQMPSSQPSQRRASREHEARMSQHMPTMPESQYSYGMARNCSVQDQRPREQTMPREEPPSFPNITVTTHEGPLNMGMSKSNPHKRMNDIGQGSMSSKSTSDSRSDRSSVGYSMNSSAMQPFFPPPNFSNSTSNPLETTLHHPPMLGTDNRSSMGVRGFDPVFSPSQSYNPVQQSFGGNRYESNNVPPFSQRDSSGTQPLSHTPPNQAMDGRKSANTPSSQTAKSNKQPSQPMQGNQTNRAMNGPPSHRSGPTPPHVQPQGSHRPTPQQQLSQQPSQQSRSKSSSSSSRSSSSKQSQKKKQTYVEMESGIPPHPAMFEANRMTPLFPLPPQARSPTFPASLFGSGPHQGASMSKNTELSSPFNQLFPPARPQNGLGFQFNNFGMNSVHSAMSNSPQITPHSGSVTVTPHMSNFTFTNIFSDVNNSSQNDALNISPIKFPHPNSMLPPQGMDPNSLHHPHQQGSSIYHHHHNRAHPSSVIHNAMNINSILGHNHHSFDSRGMSQGMNTSVAPPFPGHGHPAGFGMPPLNFSMHDT is encoded by the exons AGCACTCTGGAAATAGTGGAAAAAGCCTGCAATTATATAAAAGAGTTGAAAGGAAAAACAGaacatg ATGAAGAGCTGGAAAAAGTTCGCATAGAGCTTGAAAACATGAGGGCTGAACGAGACAGGTTAcaggaaatattgaaaatggcAG GATATGCCGCCACCCACGAGGTGCCTCCCCAAGGGACACCAGTTCCAGTTTCTGAAGCAACAGTGGAACAGGagaagaagaaaacaaagaaGAGAAACACTATTAATCTACAACTAGAACTAAAAAAGCAGCAAGCAGCTGCAGCACAACAAGAGAATCAGCAGCAACAGCAGAATGCAGCCTTAGCAACTGGTGCAGCGGGTATGCAAGATATGCTTGCACAGGGTATTGTGGGTAATCCCATGACAAACTTTCCTAACATGATGATAGGTGGTGCTGGGCAGCAACTGATTAACCAACAGATGTTTATGAATTCCATGATGTTTGGTGTGCCCCCTGCTGGTGGCAGTCAGATGCCAATGGGAGGTAATCCATGCATGCAGGCTCAGACACAACTAACACAAG GTGTACCAGGTCAGACTGTGACTGTACAACAGTCAGATAAAAATGCTGCTGAGGCTGGGGCTGGTCTGCTACAGTTGGCTATGCAGGATGCAGGAATCACTCCAAGTAGTAACAGTAACCCCACCCAGCCTGAGGACTCCATGTCCACATCCACCTCACTACAGAGGTCCAGTGTCAGTGACCAGAACAATGTCAGTTCAGCTCTCCACACACTAGCATCAGTAGCCTCCAATACTCAGAATGTGACAAACGTTTCTCAGATTCCAGCCAGTCAAGTGCAATCCAATGCTTCAATGATACAGACAGGTGCTACTACAACAACCACTCAATCGGTCAACTCCATGGCACCTATAATGGCTACAGGACAGCAGAACTTGAATGGGAGTAATGGTATGATGAACATGCCATTTGTAAATGGACAACAACATATGACTGCCAATGTTATGCCGGGGAATCAGATTGTGAATCCTGGGACATCTAATGCCATGCAGCAGATAATGTTTATTAATGAACAGGGTGTACCGTGTATTGCAAACATCCCAGTGGGGATTGATCCCTCATCACTTGGACTTCCAAATGGAGGGAAGCAGATTGTAGGGATGGATAAAAGTGGGAATCTGTTAATTCAAAATATGTCAGGACAAAAAGACGACCAGCAGGCAATTCTAGCTAACACTTTAGCTCAACAGCAGATGAATCTGGCATTGCAGGGTATTCAACAACCTTTTCAACAAGGACAGACAAATGTGACAATGGGAACTAACAATATAGTCCAACAGCCAGTGAACAATCAGCTGGCCTTGAATCAGCATATCATGCAACCAATGCAGGGCTCCATTCAAGGCATGAACAACTCTCAGAACCCACAGGGTCTTATTCTGCCTGCAAGTCAGACAGGAAATCTTCTGACTGTTAATTCTGTTCCAAGTTTTTCAAATCCTCAAAATCAACTTCCACAGGCTTTGCTTTTACCAAATGGCCAAATTATACCAGTTGTGTCTAACCCAAACCTGTTTGCACCAGGCCAGGCTCCAGCAAATCAGTTGATAACCCCAGGGGGTCAGCCAAATGCAATTCAG GGAGCAGGAATTCCTCAGCGTTTACCAGTTCCACAGAACATTGTGTCATCTGATGGTTCCCAAGTGATGGTCACCAGTACTGGACAATTACAG GTTGCTCAGCAGAATATTCAAGGGCAAGGAACAGTGCAACAAGGGTTGCTAATGACAACAAATTCCATCCTTCCGCAAGTGTCGCCATCAAACAGTTCGACAGCATCAGGGACCACAAGTCTAGTGACAACATCAGTCATCACGAGCACGGTGACATCAACCTCCGGAGTCTCATCTCATCGAAAACCAAAGACCACTCTGAATGTTACAACATCTGCAGAGGATGTGTTACTGAGTCAGACCCAAGGAAGTCTTGTTCAAACTGGTATGGACAGTTCTACAGCTGTGACATCACAGGTGATGACATCTGACCCCAACAGTGCTtcaatgaaaatactgaatCCACAGTTACAAAGTGTGTTACATGGACAATTGGGAGGTTCGACAGCTCCAATACTACTGACTATGAACTGTAATGGTCAGCCTACCAGCATTCTTGTGGACCCTACAACAATGCAGGTTTTAG GAACTGTACAAACCCAACAACCTCCTCAGCAACCCAATATGAATCCAGCCACTTCCGTGGCCAACAGTACTCCTAGCAAAAAGAACAAGAAGAATGCTCAGCGTGCCATCTGCCCCAAGCCACAAATGGCAAATACCTCCAGTGCTCTAACTACAGTGACTAGTGTAATAAATCCCATTGTTGGTCCAACTGTGACTTTACCTACACAAGTGAATCCAGCTGTGGGAACAAGTGTTTGGAATTCAGACAAAGAGTCCATGGAGGTATTGCCCCCACCAAGTGCACCAGCTGCTAAGAAATCTTCATCCAAATCAAAATCTAAGTCCAAAGCCAACAAAGCAAATTCTGAGAATCAACTTGAAGCACAAGGGAAAACAGACAGTAGTGAAATGGGGGAACAGGATATTCTAGCAAAAGCTGCTGAATcaattttttctgaaatttctcCTGTGAATTTTTATAATCCAGCAAATGAAGACAATCCATTACAGATTGATACGAGTGTGTGTGAAGGAGATGATGAAGGAAAAGAAAGTGAATCGCCTAAAAAAGACGCAAACAAAGTGAAAGTGTCCGATACAGGTGCTACTGACAATTCTTCTGTGTTAGATTCTGAAATGACAGAATCTAATACTGAAACTGTGAGAAACCGGAACAAGAAGGACTTTTCAGACTCTCTTAAAGAACAATCATCTgatgaaaatgacattttaacaaatatattgaAGGCAGCTGAGTCCAATGAACAAGAAAAATCAACAGAAACAGGAAACAATTCAAATGATCAAGTGGGTGAAAGTTTGTTTGATATCATGTCAAGCACATCAGTTGAACGTGtgaaaaaatccaaaaaatcaaagaaatccaAGGCTGGAAGTAACACTGCTGAACTTAGTGATGCTGGATTAAAGGATACAACATCAGTTATTAGTATAGAGGGAAAATCCAGTACACAAAGTTCTAAAAAATCAGGCAAGAAATCAAAAAAGACTGAACAAGAAAATTCCTTGAAAGAATCTGTGGTTGAGCAGGAATCACTAATGTCAATGCCTGAAGAAATCACCTTTTGTGAAAATGATATTGAAGATGTGTTGAATCAAGTGGAAAAAATGGGGAATTCATTTGAAAGTCCTACAAGCAATGTAACTAAGAAATCTTCAAAGTCAAAGAAAGACAGAAGTGAAAATGCAGATTCTGAACCAGCTAATAAAAGGAGGAAAAGAAACCTCTCCAAAGAGAAATCAAAAGAAGCAGCAGAACCTTCACAACAGGCAGTGTCTGCTGGCAAATCTTCCTTGTCAGTGTATGACTTTGATGACACAGACTTCTCCACTCCGCTTTTTCCACTTCATTCCACTAGAAATATAAGTGGAGGGAGCAATACAAAGAATCAGACAGCCTCTTCAAGCAGTGATAAAACTCCTACCTCTTCTTCCAGTCCACTTTTTTCTATGCCCGTGATAACAACAGAATCAAGCTCAACCACTCCCCTCTTTGATGATTTTCCATTGACACCCAAAAAACGTGGAAAGCACAAAAAGAACAAGAAAGTGGAGGATAAAACATCCGAAATGTCTGGCTCCAAAAAATCAGACAATGATCTCTTAAATTCTAATAGTCTAGACAGGTTAACTTCTGAAACTAGGACAGAGAGTGATAAAAATTCATCAAGTGATGTGACAAAGAAAAGTAGTGACAATTCTTTGGAGAAGATGGATATTGATTACTCATCGAAAGACAATGAGTTTTTGAGCAAATCTGATTCAAGGCAGCATTCTTTGAGTTTTACTAGTGAACAAACTAACAACAAAATTTCCACACCTGTATCTTTTGAATCTCAAGGGAACAAGGAACAACAGATGTCTGTGACAACACAAAGTATGGATACCAACAGACAAGACAGAGCAGAAGGACATTTGAACACAAGCAGAAGATCTGTAACTTCAAGATCAAACATGGAACAGATGTCTGTTGATACAAATCCTCTAACAGTGGATACAAATGACATTGAATCAACAGTGAACAATTTGCTGGGGTTGTCTCCTCATATGTTATCTCCTGGTAACCAGAGTAACTTGAGGCAGAAACAAGTGCAACAATCACCACAATTGCAAACCCCAAAGTCGGCGTCACCAGCTTCCATGAAGTCTCCAATGACCTCCCCAGCTGTCACATATCAGCAGCAGATGCACATGTCAAATGAACACATCATGTCAAGAACATCTGCTTCATCCTCCATATCAGTTAATCCCAATCTTACATATTCTGCTGAATCCTTGTTTAATTCTCCGCCCAAGCATTTGGACAGTTCGAGAGGAATCGATGCAAATTCAAGTCAACTGCAACAAAATTCAAGAATGCCGGATAGTGCGGATTCTATGATGAAATCAAGTGAAGAGAGCAGCAGTGCTGTTCGACCTAAATCAATATACTCTGCCGATAATTTTGTACAAAGTGCGAAAAGCAACAAATCATCCAAATCTGCTCCAAATGTGTTAAGTCCttcattgtcatcaaatatGTCTCGAGgtcaaaatgaaaatagttcGGATGGatttaatttcaataatattggTCTCAATTTATCAACTCCAACCACATCAACAAATTCCTTTATGGACAGTTTAACAATGTCTCCAATTATATCAACTGTTGCAAATTCAACAACCTCATCAACTCCTTTTACTTTCACACTGTCCTCTGTTTCATCCACCCATACAACATCATCTGCATCTATGATGCAGTCATCTGCTTCACAATCTCAGAATTCATCACATCAAGGGAACCACAATTTTCCATTTTACTCTCCACATCAGTCGCCACAGCGACCACCATCTCATCATCAAAGGCCACCACCAACGACATCGGCATCTCCACAGCATACCAACTCTGCTCCAAACAATATTTCATCCAGTCAGTCTCAGAGACCCCCAGTGAACaatttatcaaactttgacCTCAATATACCACCTTCGAACTCGCAAATGCCGTCTTCACAACCTTCACAGCGGAGGGCATCTCGTGAACATGAGGCTAGAATGTCACAGCATATGCCTACTATGCCTGAATCGCAGTATTCATATGGTATGGCAAGAAATTGCTCAGTCCAGGATCAAAGACCAAGAGAGCAGACAATGCCTAGAGAAGAGCCACCTAGTTTTCCAAACATTACGGTAACTACTCACGAGGGACCACTGAATATGGGTATGAGTAAATCAAACCCACATAAACGAATGAATGACATTGGGCAAGGAAGCATGTCTTCAAAATCGACCAGTGATTCTAGGTCAGATAGGTCTTCAGTAGGGTACAGCATGAATAGTAGTGCCATGCAGCCATTCTTTCCTCCCCCCAACTTTTCAAATTCTACAAGTAATCCACTGGAAACTACTTTGCACCACCCTCCCATGTTGGGCACCGATAACCGAAGCAGCATGGGTGTTCGGGGTTTTGACCCAGTGTTCTCGCCCTCACAGAGTTACAATCCAGTGCAGCAGAGTTTTGGTGGAAATCGATATGAAAGTAACAATGTGCCACCGTTTTCACAAAGAGATTCATCTGGTACTCAGCCATTAAGCCACACTCCACCCAATCAAGCAATGGATGGGCGCAAATCTGCCAACACCCCATCCTCTCAGACAGCAAAAAGTAACAAACAGCCTTCTCAACCAATGCAAGGAAATCAGACAAACAGAGCTATGAATGGACCACCATCACATCGGTCAGGACCAACACCACCCCATGTACAGCCACAGGGATCTCACAGACCTACCCCACAACAACAGCTCTCCCAGCAACCTTCTCAACAATCTAGGTCAAAGTCATCCAGCTCAAGTTCAAGGTCATCCTCTTCAAAACAATCTCAAAAGAAAAAACAGACTTATGTTGAAATGGAAAGTGGTATTCCCCCTCATCCTGCAATGTTTGAGGCTAACAGAATGACACCTCTGTTCCCCCTACCACCCCAGGCTAGATCTCCAACTTTCCCAGCCAGTTTATTTGGCTCTGGACCACATCAAGGTGCTTCTATGTCAAAAAATACAGAACTCAGTAGTCCTTTCAATCAGCTGTTCCCGCCAGCTCGCCCACAGAATGGACTAGGATTCCAATTCAATAATTTTGGAATGAACAGTGTACATAGTGCCATGTCCAATTCGCCTCAAATTACTCCCCATTCTGGAAGTGTTACAGTAACTCCACACATGTCAAACTTcacatttacaaatattttctcGGATGTAAACAATTCTTCACAGAATGATGCTCTCAATATTTCACCTATCAAATTTCCCCATCCAAATTCCATGCTTCCACCTCAGGGCATGGATCCAAACTCGCTACATCATCCACATCAACAAGGATCATCCATCTACCATCACCACCACAATCGAGCTCATCCATCATCCGTTATCCACAATGCAATGAACATCAATAGCATTTTGGGCCATAATCACCACAGCTTCGACTCTAGAGGAATGTCACAGGGTATGAATACATCGGTTGCTCCTCCCTTTCCAGGACATGGGCACCCAGCAGGATTTGGCATGCCTCCTCTGAATTTCTCCATGCACGATACATGA